The genome window ACACGCATCCGCCAAAACCTTCGAATCTGTTTCGACTATACAATGATTAATATTCAACTCTTTTACCCACGACATGGCTTCTTTCAAACCCATAGCTTCTGCCTCCCGTGGTTGCCAAGCCTCATCTATTCTTCTACATCTCGCCCGTAAGAACTGCCCATCTGAATCTCGGATAACACTTCCGACACCAATGCTATTATCCTGAAAAACTGCAGCATCAGCGTTCATCTTTAAGTCACAAATATTCTGCACACAGTTTGTTGGTTTGACtacatacttaaaattattttttaatttttttttgaattaaaatatatatcacatattttaattcagaatttttttagaaaaagtaattttacgtaggtcaaaacacttaaaattgtgtgcaaaaagtctTGATGTCTTATAATAAAAACTAGTGGAAATATGATACGACTTATAATATACATTTTCTCAGATAATTTATGAtgttaaaaacatattttcttatattatttttatataaaaatttaatatcttatatttgtacttaaaataaaattgtaaatgtacttatgaaaatatatttattttatgacTTAAATTAACCGAAACCAAAAtaacttgtttttttaaaaatacaaatacaaactcACATCGTTTTGAGGTATGCAGAGATTTTGTAAGttttattttgcttttcgaATTTAAGACTTTTTTATTCACCTAAATTagattattttgatgatatcatataatttttttaaaaattaataatatataagggATGtatttaattcatgaattttaatgaattaatgataatttttatatattaatagatcgtaaatcataataatttagtagatttgagataaaatatcataattatgatatagaatatttagttattaaataCAATTCTTCAAGGTATCGTGAATTATGGAAAGAATTCgtaaagtataaaatatattcaaaaatcccataaaaattatcattttatcagattAAAGAACCgaacaatttttgaatatcatcGTATTTCtgtaaatttcaaataatattaataaatatcataatatttaaGTTGTATTTTAATCCATTTTCTATGATGAAATCAGGGAGAAGACGAAGAACCTTATTTACCATTTGGTAATACTTTCCCtctcttcatttcaaattgaaaaAACAGAACATAACACACAACACATTCAGTGAAGAAGGATGGGAGTGAAACATCTGTGGGACATCTTGGATTCTTGCAAGAAAACCCTTCCTCTTGAACATCTCAGGTAATAATTTCACCCCTCCTTTTTATTTcgattctttattttatttatttcaaataaagatttgattttgatgatgAATTTGAACCATAATTTGGATTGGGCTCAATGAATTGCTTAAAGGGACAAAAGGGTGTGCATAGATCTCTCATGTTGGATTGTACAACTTCACAATGTGAATAAATCACATTGTTCTACCAAAGATAAGGTTTATCTTAGAGGTCTCTTTCACCGTCTTCGAGCTCTTCTCGCGTTGAATTGTACCATCATCTTGGTTGCAGGTACTATTACTAGTACCCCTTTTATGCATTTCTTATGTAAAGTTTTGAAGATTTGTGATTTTTGATAATTTGGTGCTTATGTATCAAGATTGCAGATTTATGTGCCTctctaaaatttaaatagtgGATTTAGTGCTGAATTTTAACACTATACGGTAACCCAAGCCACCACATTAAGaatgtttttttatatgtgcATGTCGCTTGAGAAACGATGATGCACAatttgtgaatgtggattccaTGTGGTGAAGGGGGGCTACTATTTTAATCGTGgtattttggaaaaaatataataagaatCAGTGTAAGAAGGTGCTTTGGTATATGAATAACTAATTGATATACCCCCTAAAAAATGATTTCATATTGTATGGTTTGGATAGTTAGAAATGGAAAGAATGAATCCAAATTGTGTCTAAGGATAATAGGTATCACCCTTCACCAtgtgaaatataaattagtaatgGTTCATTTGTTCAATGGAGTTGCTGAATGAACTTGCTATCAAACCAGAGTGGGGCTGATGTCAAAAACCTTGTGAGCTTTTAATtgtttattgttaaatatatcCTTACTGTATTTGCCAATGATGCTATGAACATTCAGTTGTTTCCTATGGAAACTATACCAAATTAGGTGAATGGCTTGTACGTGCCTAGTAATTCAAGAGAGTTGAATATGCAAGATCATATGTTAATAGTAACATTATGAATCGACACATGGAATACATTTCTCAATTGTGTTGTTTTTGATGTTGAAACAGTTTTTCTTTATCCATGGGCAATGAGTTTCGATGTATTaggtatatctgtatttgtAGAAACTTTAATTTTCGTGCTTATCTTAATTGTTGGTTTAGTTTATGCATGGCGAAAAGGGGCATTGGAATGGTCTTAGCTTCTAAACATTCAGacaataaaaaggaaaaaaaaaaaaaagaatattgagACAGTTATGAATTCCATCGAGTTTCCCTTACTTGATCGAACAACCCAAAATTCAGTTATTTCAACTACATCAAACGATCTTTCAAATTGGTCAAGACTTTCTAGTTTATGGCCGCTTCTCTATGGTACCAATTGTTGCTTTATTGAATTTGCTTCACTAATAGGCTCATGATTCGACTTTGATCGTTATGGACTAGTCCCAAGATCAAGTCCTAGACAAGCAGACCTTATTTTAACAGCCGGAACAGTAACAATGAAAATGGCTCCCTCTTTAGTGAGATTATATGAGCAAATGCCTGAACCAAAGTATGTTATTGCTATGAGAGCATGTACAATTAACACTACATTTTTATTGGGTGAATTTTGAATCTCTGATACACCGTAGATGGAGCCATTCCTGCCATCAAACTGTCAACTTACAGAAGGCGCTTGAATTCAGAAAGTAAGGTATAAACTTCTCTAATGATTATAGCAATCTCGACATATTCTTCTTCTTTGTTGCTACTTAAATTTTGCATGAAAATtctgttgtattacctttagtttttatttttttgggtcAAGGCAGGTTTCTCAAGATGAAACAAATTCAGATAAAGCTTCTTCACTTCAGAGGAATATGGGATCAGAATTCTCTGGCATGATAAAAGAGGCTAACATTCTTGGCATGGCTCTTGGGATTCCTTGTATAATTAGGTAGTCTAGTTCTATCCTTCACAAGTCaatgttaatatttaataaCACAAGAGGGGTGAACCTGTATTTGGTCAAATTTTGAACTTCATGATTTGGCACACGTGGTTACAGATGCGCTCCTGTTTGTCACTTGCTGTGTTAGGAAGGAAACCTTTTAGAACTTgaagtttatttttttaatgttgacTACAACTTTTTTCATCATCTCTGATTTTGTGTACTACATTTCTAAAAAAACTTCTGTAATTTTTTCCTGACTACTCAGCCTTGAAGAAGCGGAAGCTCAGTGTGCACTACTTAACTCAGAGTCATTATGTGTAAGCGAAACCTCTGTGTCATAGTTTTAAACTAAACTTATATGCTGTGTAATGAAAATATGTATCACTTatgttatcatatatatatatatttgggttTTATTATGCCTGTTATTATCAGGATGGATGTTTCACTTCAGATTCAGATATATTTTTGTTCGGTGCAAGAACAGTGTATAGAGATATATGTCTTGGTATATTCTTTCCCTTTTTCCATCAAACCTTTGCTTTTCAGCTTTTCTGCTTTAATATCTCTTTTGTACAGTTTATTTCTAAATACGGCCTGATGATATAGGTGAAGGTGGTTATGTTGTCTGTTATGAGATGAATGACATCGAGACAAAGCTCGGTTTTGGGAGGAACTCCTTGGTAACATActtcttaattttcaaaattccaAAATAGATGCCTATTTCGGCTTTCTATTAAAGTTGCGAGTTAGCAAGAACATAGCCCTGCATGTCTTACTTAAACTGTCATGGTTCATTTCTCAAACTGTATTGCAGTCAGATTAGTTAACTAAATGGCTTCTAGAGTCTAAATCTTAGCTCCATCAAGCTTAATATGTTCATACTGACTGGATATTCTTTTCTTACGTAAATTAGTTTCCTTGGGAACTCTTTTAAGTGTATTCTACACAAGGTGTTGTAATGGACTGGTGCAAAGATTTCTGTTCTCCAGCACGAAACCTAAGATATTTGGTGTATCCCGAGCAGGGTTTAATCACACACCTTGCATATGCATCTTTATGTAGATGTGTCATCTTCTGTTATTATGCTACCACGAGAAGCTCCATCATGGTTGCTTGGTGAACTCTCCTGCACATTATATCTGTACTGTTGACTGTTGGTTAGGATCTTTCAAGAATTAAATGGTAGTCATATGTGGTAAATGAGATATTTCTTTTAGTAGTATTTACTGAGAAGGGAATACAGGTATCGAGTAACAAGTTGGTTTATATTTCTCAGATAACTCTGGCACTTCTTCTTGGAAGTGATTATACACCCGGAGTCCGTAAGCTTGGTCAGGTAAGTTCAAACCGTGATGGCCTGCTTTGACTGCTATTGAAGTTCCTTTAACAACTTAATTTTCTGCACAATGCTGATTAGGGTGTAATATATCTTACTTCTGGTACAGGAAGCAGCATGCCAGATTGTGAAGTCAATAGGTGAATGTAATGTTCTTCAACGAGTTGCATCAGATGGATTATCCTTTGCAAATAAGCCAAAGGTTTCAAAGAAACAGAATAAAGCTCCCAGACGTACTAACAAAGAAAACTACTCCCATCCAATCAATGAAAATGGTATAACACTCAAAATATTGCTTTTGTAATTAATATACTACAATTAATTTATGACAGTCTAAGGCATGTGTGAAAaaagagttttttttaaaaaaaaataaatcttatGTGTTACAACTTGTACTCTGACGAGCTTAAAATCTTCTAAAAATGACAGATATATTAGAACGTTATCATAAAAATTAATGCAGAGAAAATCTTATATGTTACTTTACCATAGACCTTTACTCTGATgagttttaaatcttttattaagtGTTCACATTAAGCTACTGCACATTTAATATATAGATAAGTGATGACTCTAAAGTTTTGAAGTTCTCTGTGACTCCTGCCATTATATAATCAAACACTGTGTGATCCGAgctaatttttcaaatttgtaagattttggttttttttttgttaaggcACCATTAACTCATAGTATGTGATTGTCTTAGTAGGACCTGTACATGATTTGCCAAATGAGAACCAATATTTAGCTGTGATCGAGGCATATCTGAGGCCAAAATGCCACACAGCTGACTCTTCTGTGGTGCAAAGGTGATCTCCACCTACCTTGATTATGTCTGTATCACTCTAATTTTGACATTTTCTTAGAAGTATAAGTGGATGGGGAATGAGGATCGGAAATCTTTGGTCATGACCTTGTCATGGCCTCATGGGAGATGGACCTTTGCCACAAAGCATCTTTCACTACAGATACCTCTCATTCCTTTTTGGCATTGTGCTTGTATAAGTAGCACTTGAATTGAACTTGAAAAAAGAGCAGGATTTCGAGAGAACTCATATTTTCTTAAACTTTGCAGGGCTCTTGGTGGCCTTCCATTTGACCGCCTCAAACTTCAGAATATATGTGCTCGATATTTCGAGTGGCCTCCAGAGAAAACTGGTAAGTCTTTTGATGCATAAAGCAATGTTCACTTCACCTATctgaaatttatatcaaatttgaTCTAAAATAAAGGGAACTTGTAAGATTAATTAGTAGCTACCCCTAAGAGTTTGTTTTATTTACTTTATAAGCTTGATTACAAAGCGTAAAACATAAAATGAAGAACTTGGATCAAATTTATGATGAAAAAATGTATGATAATCTTGTATTTGGGATTATTAATTTCCATCATTTAAGCTAATCTGGTTTTTCCTATCCGATGATTCAGTGGTTGAGCTATGTCTTggctttttttattttctccatCACAGTGTGCCAAGGATTTTTTATATCATTGTAAATCTTGTGGActttattttaaatgtttaatgAAGCATTAGAAGTTCTTGTAGCCTTGTATATTACTTTATTAGTAGAAAATAATGACGCTGCTGCATTTATATTGATGCAGTTCAGGTGGAAATCAACATTTTTTATCATCAATGATTTTGATGTATATTCGTTCATCTCTTTGCTTAAATTGGCCCAAAAAGTAGTATATAATAGTATGTATTGATAATGTTGAATGTTGGAGAATTTGTGCCAAGTATATTCCACGATCATATATCCAGTCACCGGATATTTTCTACTCTTTACATACTTTTTGCAATAGTCACTCTAGTTACATCTGCATTTATTGATTCAACCAACAGAAAGAATAATGTAGTGCTTTTGGTTGTTATATTGACCTTCCTGAGCTTAAGCTTCTATAATGAAACATATGTTAAATAAGTTTATTGATGTTCTTTTCTATATGTCAACTAGCTGCTTTTATGCTTTAAATTGGAATGGGTtatgttttgttatttttttctttcctttAAAAAGTTTACCATCCGTCTGCAAATTGGGAGAGAATTATGAATCTTCAATTGACTATGCAAGTGAAAATGACAATTTCTTGGCCAAAAAAATAGTGTTTAACCTGTAATCTGTTCATGATGGCATTCTTGGGTCCCGTATTGAGGTTACTTGGACATACTTTACTTAAGTTAATTGTGTTTGTAATCATCAGATGAGTACATCCTTCCAAAGATTGCTGAGAGGAAGTTGAGGCAGTTCGCCAATTTGCGTTCTACTTCATCAGCACTTGGACTTGGGCCTCCATTGGACAAGGTATTGCTGTACAATTCAAGGAAGGacctttttatatttatctataaaattgcaaaaatgaTGTAAACTGTTTTTGAgtaatgaacaatttatgcaagTATAGCTTGATTTGTCACTCGGAAGTCATAAGATTTTTTTTGTGGGCACTTCCTGAGTCCGAAGGCTTTTTTTCTCCTTTCTCTTTTCATACTAAGGTTTAGATATCTATAGTTTGCAAATAACTTTTAATTGATTCCTAAAAGGTAGACTACATACTAATTCTTAATCTGGGAGACCACGTAATGTAATAAAATATGGGCTTTCTGGTGTAGTATATTAATCCCAGGAAGCCTTAAGAGTTATGACAATTGACGGATCAATCACCCCAATGTTTTATAGGCTCAGAGATTAGTTACTAAAGAtcaaagtttatatatatggttactgcatatatctatatatattggaAATGTAAATTGGAGAAGTTTTTTGACCGGTTGTCCATCCTACAACATCGTTTGGAAACCTTCTATGTTGTTTTTGTGTTATCATGATGTTCTGGTATAAAACTTAGTGGCAAAAGATCCTTTGCAGATTCAGCTTTTAGCTTAAATATGCTTTCTATAATGATGGGGTCAAAATCTTGATCAAAACATTGAGCCCGACTCTTGTTCTGTGTTTTTTCATTCTTTTCTGCAATCTGAGCACTACATTTTTTACTACAGATGCCAGTCAGGTGTCCTCTATTAGAAATAATCAAGCACAGGAAGGTCCTGGGAAGAGAGAGTTTTGAAGTCTCTTGGGAAGATATTGATGGACTTAAAACATCAGTAGTACCTGCTGATCTCATAGAGTGGTAATTTCAATTTTAACTTTTGTTGTAGTTTTTCTCAATCGTTCTTCCTAGAGCTTTGATTTTCGAAATGTCAATGACTCGgtaaacatattttttaatagttggcTTGCAGAATAATTCATAGAATTAGATTACACTAAAAAACCCTCACAAGCCACGAGCACTCTTAATATGTAGTTATAATCTTTTCTAGAATTAAAGGCGAAAGGAATCTTTATATGTGGTCGTAGTACGCCCAATCTCTACTCCAGATAACTACTTATGAAATTGGTTTTGATTTGATGAATTCTGTATGCAATCATAACTGTTGCTGGCCTATTCTCACTGTTGATTATAGGAATCTCCTTTATACATGTCTAAACGACTAAACCCTAGTGCACATGTGTTTTGCATTATGAACTACTGATGTCTTGGCCCTTTGCTGCAAGCCTGCAAgtagtatattataaatttagacCTACTGCTGTTGTATCAGTGCTATATTGTTCAGTAAGATGACTTCTGGTGACTTATGTCTGCTCTCTCTCATTGCAGTGCTTGTCCAGAAAAAAGAGTGGAGTTTGAGGAAAAAAGAGCGCAAGCAAAGAAACAAAACATACGTAAACCAAGAATAAAGAAATCTGAGAAGGAAGCTCCCATCAGTGAAATTGATAAAAAGCTGCAAGACCTGTTACTCGACATTGAAAATGAACACATTGCTACGCAAAAGGCTGTTTTGTATAGACAATCAGTAACAGAGAAAGCAAGTTACTTAAACGAAGTATGCCAAACAGATCAAAGCATGCCACTTAGTACAGGATCCAAAAGCAATCTAGAAAAAGTGGACCAGATTTACAATTCAAGTGCTTTGGCTGTGCAGCAAGCAGAGGTAATTGATCTGCTGAGCCCTTCACCACCAATGCGTGCCCGTAAAGTTGCAAAATGTCAAGAAGCCAATGTTCCGTATATCCCCAATGTCGCCGCGAAATGTCAAGAAGCTAAGGTTCCATCCATCGAATTCATTGATTTGAGTGATACGGAAAACGAGTTATCACCAGAACACACAAGGAAGGCAAGGGAGTTGAGAATATTTTTGAATAGCATCAGGGGAACCCCCTAATCTATTAATTCAAGTGTCAAGGATGTTTTGTATTTGACGCTTAATGTAAGACAATGTGATGCTTatgtatattgattttattttgagagagaaataaaatataaattactctGTAAAGCCTTGTCAATGATCAATAACGAGCATAACATGAAATCTTAACTGAGAACATAGGTGCTCTTTGAATTGCCTGCAAACTCCTGTACCGACAATTTGGTCATGAGCAAGGGGTTTATAATGTTTTCATGTAAAGTTTGATTAGAGACTTGAGTCACGATAGTCGTGATCACCACAGAACAATGAACTAAAACTATATGATGAGATTACGCTCCTTGACTTAGATGATGCTGCAGCCAAACCAGTCGATGAAAGTGCAGTCAATGATCCAGCTGATGAGGAAGCAGTTCCCGACTCAGATGACCTTAACACAGAAGCAGTTGTTGACAGTTGGGTGTTCGAGCCAGTTGACCCTGAGACTTCCTGAGAAATTATTGGAGCATCATTTTCATTTTTGCTTTCCATATTCTGAGAAAAATTTGGCATCATATAGGAAGGCAAAGCAGGGCAGCTGGTAGCTACTGTTGTATGTTGAGGAATAGAATATAAAGGGAGGCGGCTCGTGGCTGGTGGTCCTGTAGGAGGTGCAGCACCAACAGTTCTCAAGCGGACTGCCAGTCTGTGACCATCAATTTGGTATCCATTCATGTGCATCATGGCTAAGCTTGCAGCAGAGGGAGTATCAAAACTGACAAAGCCATAGCCTTTACTATAACCAGTTCTCATATCTAATACAACACTTGATTGAGTGACTGCTCCAAATGGAGAAAACAGTTCCCTCAAACAACTATCATCAATGGTTTGGGGAAGATATCCAACATAAAGATTTGTCGAGTATTTTATGTGCTGTGATGATGGATAACATAAGCCTTCACTATTAAGCACCATACCTTCAGGTAGAGCAGGGCAGCTGGTAGCCACTGTTGCAGGTCCAGGAACAGGATTGACAGGAAGAAGGCTCATGGTTGGCTGTCCTGTGGCAGGTGGATCTCCAGCTATTCTCACTGTCAATCTACGACCATCAACTTCATATCCATTCATGTGCATTATGGCTAAGCTCGCAGCAGAGGGCGTATCATATCTCACAAAGCCATAGCCTTTACTATATCCAGTTACCATATCTAATGGAACTTTTAAATGAATGATCGttccaaaagaagaaaaaagctCCCACAGACCACTGTCATCAACGGTTGGGGGAAGATATCCAACAAAAAGATTGGAGCCTGAGGCTTTCTGAGGAAGAGTTGGAGCCTCTGTTTGAGAAATTTTATTGCTGGATTCCATGTGTAGAGAAGACGAGACACCCATGCCTTCATCATTGAGGACGGACACTTCACTTTTAGGCATCATGTAGTGAGGCAAAGCGGAGTAGCTGGTAGCTACTGTTGCAGGTCCCGGATTAGAACAAACAGGAAGGAAGCTTGTGGCTGGTTGTCCTGTGGCAGGTGGAGCACCTGCTATTCTCACTCTCAGTCTGTGACCACCAATCTGATACCCGTTCATGTGCATTATGGCTAAGTTCGCAGCAGAGGGGGTATCAAATCTTACAAAGCCATATCCCATACTATAACCAGTTTTCTTATCTAATGTAACTCTCAACTGAGTGATTGTTCCAAATGGAGAAAAAAGATCATGCAAACGACTATCATCTATGGTTTGGGGAAGATATCCAACATAAAGATTTGCAGCATCTATTTCTCTGGAGGATTTAATTTTCAAGTTTGAATGGGTTActggacaagaaaagctgggACGACTGAAGCTTACACACGTGTCAGAACTGGCCTTCAATGTAGCTTTCTTCAGAGGACAGGCTAATTGATCATGTCCTGGCTCCTTGCACACACTGCATGAGCTAAACAAAGTTGCTTCTTTGAGATTAGATACTTCCTCTAAGTGAGCTCGCTTAAGATCATTCACTTCATCTTCTACTGAGATGAGTAGTTTGTTAACCATGCATACAGCAGCATCAAGAGATTTCTGACTAACTGCCTCTATGTAGACATTCAATTCTTCATCCTCAGATGAATCAACTTCTTGTGCTGATTTTGACGAATCTTTACCTCTCAGCCGAATCATACAACCACTTTTCAACTCCATCCTTTTTTGCGTGTTTCCTTTTGGTCCAAGTATAAGGCCAATGAAGTTATACTTTGGATATTCTTTCACTGGTACATACAGTTCCTTAGAAATAATTGCATTTCTCTTCGCCAACTCCAGAAAGATCTTTTCACGTTCTTTGATTAGTTTGTCAAATGCATAAACTCCTATTTCAAGTTTGTCATCTACTAATGGATCGAGTATGCTGCTGATTTCTGAAAATCTTTTTTTCAGTGACTGTACCTCTAAATCTAGTAAAGGTTCACACACCCTACTGCGCAATTCTGTCAGCTGAAGAGGCTCTTGCACTGTAGTCTGGAAATCATTAGCATCCCACACTGTTTTACCctttttgcattttctctctTCTATAACTTCTTTTTTGTCCTCTTTAGGACCTTGATCCCATTTGCTACACCTCCTTTTCCCACGATTAGTTTGTTCTACAGAATTTTCATTACCACCAACAGTCTCCTCAAGCTGTCCTGATTCTATAGCAGCATACTCAATGTTAAATTTTtgttcagaaacttcatcataCTTGCAATTCATTTCCAGCCCATAGCTTTGTGATATAGAAGGTCTGACTGCTGCATTAACCACCCTCCTATGTTTAGCATCTGACGATTTCTGATAAATTCTATCAGTCTCACTCTCAGGATTTGGCTTAAAAACACACTCCGCCAAGGGTTCTTCATCTTCGTGGTCTGTTAGTTGTTTAGCAGAAAAAATTGCACTACTTAAGTTTAAAGGAGTGGCATATTCTACAGCCACTTTCTCATGACATAAGTTTCGGTCCATCTCTAGGTCTTCCCCCAGTTCCTCCTCAGGATCCTCTTCAGGTTCCTCCTCGGGATCCTCTTCAGGTTCCTCCTCGGGATCCTTCTCTGGTTCCTCTTCAGGTTCTTCCTCAGGGTCCTCTTCAGGTTCCTCCTCAGGGTCCATTTCAGGTTCCTCACTGTCACTATCAACATACTCCCCAAAAGATTGAGGATAATGTACTGATATATACCTCTGATTTGCCTCCTCTAATTCTTTATCCTCTACCTTTAAAGTTTTTTCTTGAAGAATATCCATTTTTTCACTCGCAGCATCGAATTGCCCCATCACGCCTGcataataaaagattaaaaGGTACTTTTATACTCTGATCATTATATAGAAGCTTACTAATGCGAAACTgatttaataaacaaaattactaGAAGGTTAGGTGCACACATCTGAAAACCTTGCGTGTACCAAAGCATCAAAGAAATTTGGTGTGTACATAAGAGAGTGCCTGCATGTGCACACAGGAAGAACACGTTCAAGATAGGCACAGTAGTAGCTAAGTGAAGTGGCTCTACTTGATGCCCAACAAGATCACTAAACTTTCTGTTGCCGTTTTACTATATTAATGGACCAACCAAAGTAAAATAGGTATAACAGATTGGCAACTAGACTGAACTTGCTATTCCTTGTTATTATAATAACCAGACTTGCTAAAGCAGTCACTGTTGTATTTAGTGTTTaaggaaaatatatctaaacaaGAGagtcataattaaaaaaagtcaATATATATGTTGTTACTTGTTACTCTGACTTCATGCTGATCTCAATTCCCGTGTCACACACTCGACACTTGTCCGAGCATGAATACTTAACACTACAATTTAGGCTAAAAGCATGCtacattttcaaaatattattaaatccaTACATTCGAACACATATCTAGGTTCAACACTTCCAATCAAATCGAGGAACACTAAAAATCAAGGGTTTGTCAAAACCCTCAACAATTTATAGAAAATTACATTAACTATATAAGTAATAAATATACAAAGTGCAAACATATATACTCCAAAATGATGAACTTATTCTGCTCCCAAATCTTACATTATAAAACTTACAAgtacatgaaatattttatgTCAATAAAGGGATAGAAGCAAAGAAAAGTGACACTGCTTGATGCCCAAGAAGATAAACATGATACAATCATACAAGGAGAAAACATGACACAAGGAGAATACATTTAGACTTGCTATtgtcattttattataataacggACCAATAGCagaaagaaaaataaagttGACAGAGTAGCAACTGGACTTGCTACTCCCTGCTATCACAACTAGACTTTCTGTACCTTGCTAGTGTTTCAAACCTTGTGAAACTAAGAACCGCAAGGCAACAATCGTAAATTACATTTGTTAAAACAACTGGACCACTGAGGAAAATTATGATTAGTGTAGAGACCCGAAGGCTTTCCTAAATCTAAAGTGCCCAACATAATAGATTTCGAACAGCCTACACTGCTAAAAACTCTCTGACCATTAGTACACATTCAAAAACTTACCCGTGACAAAACAACTACCAGTGCAGAAGGCAGCAAGGTCCGTGCTTCTATGGTCATGACAACAACATACACTAAGCACTAGCCTATTGTTAGCAGAGCAAAGTATGGCTAAAAAATCAGGCAACTAAGAAAAATAGTTGCAGAGCCTACATTTAAGGTTCATATACCATACAAGTATCCCCGATCACTATAACTACACAACTCAATTTCCATTACCCTGACTCTTCATCTTTATCTCAGTACCCAGTATTCTCGACACTCGAACACTTCACTTTGGGCTAATAACAtgcaataa of Daucus carota subsp. sativus chromosome 3, DH1 v3.0, whole genome shotgun sequence contains these proteins:
- the LOC108210855 gene encoding uncharacterized protein LOC108210855, with product MGQFDAASEKMDILQEKTLKVEDKELEEANQRYISVHYPQSFGEYVDSDSEEPEMDPEEEPEEDPEEEPEEEPEKDPEEEPEEDPEEEPEEDPEEELGEDLEMDRNLCHEKVAVEYATPLNLSSAIFSAKQLTDHEDEEPLAECVFKPNPESETDRIYQKSSDAKHRRVVNAAVRPSISQSYGLEMNCKYDEVSEQKFNIEYAAIESGQLEETVGGNENSVEQTNRGKRRCSKWDQGPKEDKKEVIEERKCKKGKTVWDANDFQTTVQEPLQLTELRSRVCEPLLDLEVQSLKKRFSEISSILDPLVDDKLEIGVYAFDKLIKEREKIFLELAKRNAIISKELYVPVKEYPKYNFIGLILGPKGNTQKRMELKSGCMIRLRGKDSSKSAQEVDSSEDEELNVYIEAVSQKSLDAAVCMVNKLLISVEDEVNDLKRAHLEEVSNLKEATLFSSCSVCKEPGHDQLACPLKKATLKASSDTCVSFSRPSFSCPVTHSNLKIKSSREIDAANLYVGYLPQTIDDSRLHDLFSPFGTITQLRVTLDKKTGYSMGYGFVRFDTPSAANLAIMHMNGYQIGGHRLRVRIAGAPPATGQPATSFLPVCSNPGPATVATSYSALPHYMMPKSEVSVLNDEGMGVSSSLHMESSNKISQTEAPTLPQKASGSNLFVGYLPPTVDDSGLWELFSSFGTIIHLKVPLDMVTGYSKGYGFVRYDTPSAASLAIMHMNGYEVDGRRLTVRIAGDPPATGQPTMSLLPVNPVPGPATVATSCPALPEGMVLNSEGLCYPSSQHIKYSTNLYVGYLPQTIDDSCLRELFSPFGAVTQSSVVLDMRTGYSKGYGFVSFDTPSAASLAMMHMNGYQIDGHRLAVRLRTVGAAPPTGPPATSRLPLYSIPQHTTVATSCPALPSYMMPNFSQNMESKNENDAPIISQEVSGSTGSNTQLSTTASVLRSSESGTASSSAGSLTALSSTGLAAASSKSRSVISSYSFSSLFCGDHDYRDSSL